Proteins co-encoded in one Nicotiana sylvestris chromosome 7, ASM39365v2, whole genome shotgun sequence genomic window:
- the LOC104229512 gene encoding protein NRT1/ PTR FAMILY 8.1-like, with amino-acid sequence MAEEDIYTKDGTVDYRNKPANKKKTGTWKACPYILGNECSERLAYYGMSTNLVLYFKNQLHQHNATASKNQSNWSGTCYVMPLLGAFLADSYLGRYWTIAIFSIIYVFGMTLLTISASVPGLKPTCYEKDKCHATNGQTSVFFIALYLVALGTGGIKPCVSSYGADQFDDADPIERNHKNSFFNWFYFSINVGALVASSLIVWIQQDIGWGWGFGVPAVAMALAVVSFFSGTRLYRYQKPGGSPLTRICQVVVASFRKYRVALPADKSLLHETAAEAESAIQGSRKLAHTNELCFFDKAAVKLESDENSGSINNWRLCTVTQVEELKSVIKLLPIWATGIIFSTVYNQMSNMFVLQATYMDTHLGKFRIPEASLSVFDTVAVILWVPIYDRMLIPFVRKFTGHKNGLTQLQRMGTGLVISVFAMVSAAIVEVVRLGIVRRHNYYNTTNVPMSVFWQIPQYMIVGCAEVFTFIGQLEFFYDQAPDSMRSLCAALSLTTTALGSYVSSFLVTVVTDISTRNGKPGWIADNQNRGKLHYFFLLLAILSVLNFFAFLAVAKRYKYKKAINKDSAAMVPADDK; translated from the exons ATGGCAGAAGAAGATATCTATACCAAGGATGGGACTGTGGATTATCGGAATAAGCCTGCAAATAAGAAGAAAACAGGAACTTGGAAGGCTTGCCCTTACATACTTG GGAATGAATGCTCTGAAAGATTGGCATATTATGGGATGAGTACCAATCTTGTCCTTTATTTTAAGAATCAACTCCATCAGCATAATGCAACTGCTTCAAAAAATCAATCAAATTGGTCAGGGACATGCTATGTCATGCCTTTGCTTGGAGCATTTCTTGCTGATTCTTATCTTGGAAGATACTGGACTATTGCCATATTCTCTATTATCTATGTTTTT GGGATGACATTATTGACAATTTCGGCATCAGTGCCAGGGCTTAAGCCAACTTGCTATGAAAAAGATAAATGTCATGCGACCAACGGTCAAACTTCTGTATTCTTTATTGCACTCTACTTAGTAGCACTGGGAACTGGAGGGATCAAGCCATGTGTCTCATCGTATGGAGCAGACCAGTTCGATGATGCTGATCCTATTGAGAGAAACCACAAGAATTCCTTCTTTAATTGGTTCTACTTCTCCATCAATGTTGGGGCTCTTGTTGCTTCGTCATTGATAGTCTGGATACAACAAGACATTGGCTGGGGATGGGGGTTCGGTGTTCCAGCTGTGGCCATGGCACTTGCTgttgtatctttcttttcaggAACCCGGCTATATCGATACCAAAAGCCTGGAGGCAGCCCTTTGACGCGTATATGCCAAGTTGTTGTGGCTTCTTTTAGAAAATACCGCGTTGCATTGCCTGCTGATAAATCTCTGCTACATGAGACTGCAGCAGAAGCTGAATCTGCCATCCAAGGGAGTCGCAAACTTGCTCATACAAATGAGTTGTG TTTTTTCGACAAAGCTGCTGTGAAGCTAGAGTCAGATGAGAATAGTGGTTCAATAAACAATTGGAGGCTTTGCACAGTAACACAAGTTGAAGAACTCAAGTCTGTTATCAAGTTGCTACCTATTTGGGCTACTGGAATTATCTTCAGCACAGTGTATAACCAAATGAGTAATATGTTTGTGCTGCAAGCTACATACATGGATACACATTTAGGAAAATTTAGAATTCCTGAGGCTTCACTTTCTGTTTTTGACACCGTCGCTGTGATTCTCTGGGTTCCTATCTATGATAGAATGCTTATCCCATTTGTTCGAAAGTTCACAGGTCACAAAAATGGCTTGACTCAACTTCAACGGATGGGGACTGGGCTCGTCATATCAGTCTTTGCAATGGTATCTGCAGCAATTGTAGAGGTAGTTAGGCTGGGCATAGTAAGAAGGCACAATTACTATAACACCACAAATGTGCCAATGTcagtattttggcaaattccccaaTATATGATAGTTGGTTGTGCTGAAGTTTTCACATTTATCGGTCAGTTGGAGTTTTTCTATGATCAAGCACCTGATTCAATGAGGAGCTTGTGCGCTGCCCTCTCTCTCACGACCACTGCACTTGGAAGTTATGTGAGCTCATTCTTAGTAACCGTTGTCACAGATATTAGCACAAGAAATGGAAAGCCAGGATGGATAGCGGACAATCAAAATCGCGGCAAGCTGCATTACTTCTTCTTGTTGTTAGCCATTTTAAGTGTCTTAAACTTCTTTGCTTTTCTTGCGGTTGCAAAGAGGTACAAGTATAAAAAGGCTATCAACAAGGACTCTGCTGCAATGGTGCCTGCTGATGATAAGTAA